In Triticum aestivum cultivar Chinese Spring chromosome 5B, IWGSC CS RefSeq v2.1, whole genome shotgun sequence, the following proteins share a genomic window:
- the LOC123111701 gene encoding nucleobase-ascorbate transporter 2 isoform X1 has product MAEVKPEEMVHHPPMDQLQGFEYCIDSNPSWGEAIGLGFQHYILSLGTAVMIPTMLVPLMGGNDHDKAKVVQTLLFVTGIKTLLQTLFGTRLPTVIGGSYAYLVPVLSIIHDRSLAQIADGHTRFLQTMRATQGALIVSSSIQIILGYSQLWAICSRFFSPLGMVPVVSLVGLGLFERGFPVVASCVEIGLPMLIIFVVLSQYLKHVHVRHVPILERFSLLVCIALLWVYAHILTASGAYHHTALHTQISCRTDRSNLISSALWFVNKPASTPLIHFHMIYLSSFFFTLIRISIPYPLQWGAPTFNADHAFGMMAAVMVSLIESTGAFKAAARLASATPPPAYVLSRGIGWQGIGTLLDGLFGTATGSTVSVENVGLLGSTRIGSRRVIQISAGFMIFFSILGKFGALFASIPFTIFAAIYCVMFGIIAAVGLSFLQFTNMNSMRNLFIVGFSLFLGLSIPEYFSRYMTGAQNGPAHTKAGWFNDYINTIFASPPTVALIIAVVLDNTLDVRDAAKDRGMQWWERFRTFRGDSRNEEFYTLPFNLNRFFPPS; this is encoded by the exons ATGGCTGAAGTGAAACCGGAAGAGATGGTCCACCATCCGCCCATGGATCAGCTGCAGGGGTTTGAGTACTGCATAGACTCAAATCCTTCCTGGG GAGAGGCAATTGGTTTGGGTTTTCAGCATTACATACTGTCCCTGGGAACTGCTGTGATGATCCCCACAATGTTGGTTCCTCTTATGGGTGGAAATGAT CATGACAAGGCAAAAGTGGTTCAGACACTGCTATTTGTGACTGGGATAAAGACACTGCTCCAGACACTATTTGGCACTCGCCTTCCCACTGTCATTGGCGGCTCATATGCATATCTTGTTCCAGTCCTCTCCATAATCCATGACCGATCGCTCGCACAAATAGCCGATGGCCATACC AGGTTCCTGCAGACAATGAGAGCGACACAGGGTGCGTTGATAGTGTCGTCAAGCATTCAGATAATTCTTGGCTATAGCCAGCTGTGGGCAATATGTTCGAG GTTCTTTAGCCCACTTGGGATGGTTCCAGTGGTTTCATTGGTGGGGCTTGGCCTTTTCGAGAGAGGATTCCCGGTG GTTGCAAGCTGTGTGGAGATTGGCCTTCCGATGCTTATCATATTTGTTGTGCTTTCCCAATATCTCAAGCATGTACATGTTCGGCATGTTCCGATTTTGGAGAGGTTCTCACTGCTGGTGTGCATTGCTCTTCTCTGGGTCTATGCCCACATTCTAACAGCAAGTGGTGCATACCATCACACTGCACTACACACCCAGATCAGTTGCAGGACAGACCGTTCTAACCTCATCTCTTCGGCATTATGGTTTGTAAATAAACCGGCTTCCACACCACTTATTCATTTCCATATGATATATCTCAGTTCATTTTTTTTTACTCTCATAAGGATAAGCATTCCATACCCCTTGCAATGGGGAGCACCAACATTCAATGCAGACCATGCATTCGGCATGATGGCCGCAGTAATGGTGTCGCTAATAGAG TCAACTGGCGCATTCAAGGCTGCTGCCCGGTTGGCAAGTGCAACACCCCCACCAGCATATGTCCTCAGTAGAGGCATCGGGTGGCAG GGAATAGGTACCCTACTGGATGGGCTATTTGGCACTGCAACTGGCTCTACTGTTTCTGT TGAGAACGTTGGTCTTCTTGGGTCTACAAGGATTGGGAGCAGGAGAGTGATACAGATTTCTGCTGGTTTCATGATCTTCTTCTCCATACTAG GAAAATTCGGGGCACTTTTTGCTTCCATTCCATTCACAATATTTGCTGCCATATATTGTGTTATGTTTGGCATTATTG CGGCGGTGGGGCTATCCTTTCTGCAGTTCACCAACATGAACTCTATGCGCAACCTCTTCATTGTTGGTTTTTCACTCTTTCTTGGCTTATCGATACCAGAGTACTTTTCTCGGTATATGACAGGTGCTCAAAATGGCCCGGCGCACACGAAGGCTGGATGG TTCAATGACTACATCAACACCATCTTCGCATCCCCACCGACTGTCGCTCTCATCATTGCTGTAGTCCTTGACAACACGCTGGATGTCAGAGACGCGGCGAAGGACAGGGGGATGCAATGGTGGGAGCGGTTCCGGACGTTCCGAGGGGACAGCAGGAATGAAGAGTTCTACACCCTGCCCTTCAACCTCAACAGGTTCTTCCCACCATCTTGA
- the LOC123111701 gene encoding nucleobase-ascorbate transporter 2 isoform X2 — protein MAEVKPEEMVHHPPMDQLQGFEYCIDSNPSWGEAIGLGFQHYILSLGTAVMIPTMLVPLMGGNDHDKAKVVQTLLFVTGIKTLLQTLFGTRLPTVIGGSYAYLVPVLSIIHDRSLAQIADGHTRFLQTMRATQGALIVSSSIQIILGYSQLWAICSRFFSPLGMVPVVSLVGLGLFERGFPVVASCVEIGLPMLIIFVVLSQYLKHVHVRHVPILERFSLLVCIALLWVYAHILTASGAYHHTALHTQISCRTDRSNLISSALWISIPYPLQWGAPTFNADHAFGMMAAVMVSLIESTGAFKAAARLASATPPPAYVLSRGIGWQGIGTLLDGLFGTATGSTVSVENVGLLGSTRIGSRRVIQISAGFMIFFSILGKFGALFASIPFTIFAAIYCVMFGIIAAVGLSFLQFTNMNSMRNLFIVGFSLFLGLSIPEYFSRYMTGAQNGPAHTKAGWFNDYINTIFASPPTVALIIAVVLDNTLDVRDAAKDRGMQWWERFRTFRGDSRNEEFYTLPFNLNRFFPPS, from the exons ATGGCTGAAGTGAAACCGGAAGAGATGGTCCACCATCCGCCCATGGATCAGCTGCAGGGGTTTGAGTACTGCATAGACTCAAATCCTTCCTGGG GAGAGGCAATTGGTTTGGGTTTTCAGCATTACATACTGTCCCTGGGAACTGCTGTGATGATCCCCACAATGTTGGTTCCTCTTATGGGTGGAAATGAT CATGACAAGGCAAAAGTGGTTCAGACACTGCTATTTGTGACTGGGATAAAGACACTGCTCCAGACACTATTTGGCACTCGCCTTCCCACTGTCATTGGCGGCTCATATGCATATCTTGTTCCAGTCCTCTCCATAATCCATGACCGATCGCTCGCACAAATAGCCGATGGCCATACC AGGTTCCTGCAGACAATGAGAGCGACACAGGGTGCGTTGATAGTGTCGTCAAGCATTCAGATAATTCTTGGCTATAGCCAGCTGTGGGCAATATGTTCGAG GTTCTTTAGCCCACTTGGGATGGTTCCAGTGGTTTCATTGGTGGGGCTTGGCCTTTTCGAGAGAGGATTCCCGGTG GTTGCAAGCTGTGTGGAGATTGGCCTTCCGATGCTTATCATATTTGTTGTGCTTTCCCAATATCTCAAGCATGTACATGTTCGGCATGTTCCGATTTTGGAGAGGTTCTCACTGCTGGTGTGCATTGCTCTTCTCTGGGTCTATGCCCACATTCTAACAGCAAGTGGTGCATACCATCACACTGCACTACACACCCAGATCAGTTGCAGGACAGACCGTTCTAACCTCATCTCTTCGGCATTATG GATAAGCATTCCATACCCCTTGCAATGGGGAGCACCAACATTCAATGCAGACCATGCATTCGGCATGATGGCCGCAGTAATGGTGTCGCTAATAGAG TCAACTGGCGCATTCAAGGCTGCTGCCCGGTTGGCAAGTGCAACACCCCCACCAGCATATGTCCTCAGTAGAGGCATCGGGTGGCAG GGAATAGGTACCCTACTGGATGGGCTATTTGGCACTGCAACTGGCTCTACTGTTTCTGT TGAGAACGTTGGTCTTCTTGGGTCTACAAGGATTGGGAGCAGGAGAGTGATACAGATTTCTGCTGGTTTCATGATCTTCTTCTCCATACTAG GAAAATTCGGGGCACTTTTTGCTTCCATTCCATTCACAATATTTGCTGCCATATATTGTGTTATGTTTGGCATTATTG CGGCGGTGGGGCTATCCTTTCTGCAGTTCACCAACATGAACTCTATGCGCAACCTCTTCATTGTTGGTTTTTCACTCTTTCTTGGCTTATCGATACCAGAGTACTTTTCTCGGTATATGACAGGTGCTCAAAATGGCCCGGCGCACACGAAGGCTGGATGG TTCAATGACTACATCAACACCATCTTCGCATCCCCACCGACTGTCGCTCTCATCATTGCTGTAGTCCTTGACAACACGCTGGATGTCAGAGACGCGGCGAAGGACAGGGGGATGCAATGGTGGGAGCGGTTCCGGACGTTCCGAGGGGACAGCAGGAATGAAGAGTTCTACACCCTGCCCTTCAACCTCAACAGGTTCTTCCCACCATCTTGA